In the genome of Nycticebus coucang isolate mNycCou1 chromosome X, mNycCou1.pri, whole genome shotgun sequence, the window aaataaagttcttcCCTTTATTAGGGACAAGCAATAATCACGGCTCACCTCCATATGTTCTGGGGAAAATCAAGGGCACTTCTTTTTCCGACATGAACGTGAAATGAAAGACATTGGTGGTTGTATGCTCTTTTTTCTGAAGAGAGGCCACCTCACTGTGTACTCTGACTTGAATGTAATTGTTCTGAGTAAAGCAAACCTAATAGATTATAGACACTATAGTTAGTCAATTGTAGACTACATTAGGGGGAAAAGGCAGTCATAAAAGAAACAGTGTCTTTAAGATACAGAAACTTCTCTTTGAAGTCAAAATGGCAACAAAATTAGATTTAATCTTTCACCACACACCTACCtgtgaagaaagaaagagcaatgaGCCAATTTCAACAGGTTTCTGGAACATGATGTCATCCACTGCCACCACAAATGGTCGCGAACCACTACCAgggaaaatttcaaaatttagatGATCTAAATTTTTTCCCTAATGACCAGctgaagcaaaattaaaatgaacaaaaataaactcTGAGAAGGGGGAAATGATTATATCAGTAAGCAATGGTAAGAGACGCCACTATGATCCGAACAGAACAAAAACCAGTATATATATTTCCCTACACACTACCATTGTATTTTCTCAGTAGTTCTTTAACATGCTAACTTACAAAAAGCATCAGACTTCTAAAATGAAGACCAAACCCAGCTAGTATCAATGTGGTATACAGTGAAAAATAACATATTCCCAAACACATACAGACCGACCCAAAATGTTTCATTTCAGTGGAGTAGTATGGTATAAACTGCTTCTCAAAAGTTAAAAATGCCTTAAATCGAACTCACCCGAAGCTACACGCAGTAGCCCAAGCAAGTTCATATGCTTTCCTCATAAGGAAACCACCAAAGATCCGATTGAAAATGTTCCGCTCctacaggatataaaataaatcattaatcAATACAAACATGGCCACTCTCATATACGGAACAAAGGAATTAGCAATGTTCTGTAACAAAGGTCATTTCAAGGGTATGTCAAATCTTGGACAAATATTATGAATGCACACTATCCTATTCAGAAAATTTCTCACTAAATTATAATACCTGAGGGTGGCAAATTTCCAAGCTCTTCAGTTTTGAATTCTCCATCCACACTGCATTAGGGGGCAAAATTCGACTCTGAAAACTTATAGTCCTGTACAAATGGAGATTTATTAAACCCTGTTAATGCCATCGTTTCACtgtgaaaagtaaaaacatttgcaaataacATCCAAAACATGCAAGCAGCTGTGGCTCTGCAGAAGGCCAAGGCCTAAATGCTTTCCCAACTTGGAATCTCACCATCCTAACTTACTTTGGATCCAACGTGCTAAGAAACATCTCATGTATAGTGGTCCTCTCCTCAGCGCTGGGAGCCATTTTCAGTAATGATGTGGAACTGAGGGCAATTCTTCTCCCCTTGTTCACTGGAACATGGGAGAACAAGGAGCAATGATTAGGAAATCACATTATACACAGGTGGGACCCTGACCTGGGGTCCCTTGGATCCTACACAGGTATTATTTCAAGATTTCAAATCCCaccaaaaattttataaatatccaAGAGAAGGCTACAATAGGCCTTTCAGATGAAAATTCTATCAACTCAGTGAGACACCACTTACTATCATCCTGATCTACAATCCTGAATGGCAGTTACCCCATTAAGATTCATTTCCCATTTcattaaaactgagaaaacaaATTACTTCACTTAATAAATACTGTCTGATCAATAAATACTGTCTGATCAAATTACTTCACTTAATAAATACTGTCTGTTCTCCAAAggacaaaacatttttaatttcaataaaatcTTGGCATGACTAGGACATTAATTGGTATGCAGAGTCCATATATGATCTTAAATAATCTACTGTACAGCATAATTAATgtgcttttcaattttctcttattattataAACAAATCAATGTACATTCTCCTTGTCTAAAGAGCTCTTCTTCCTCTGGGCTTTCAGGGATGAGTGGATTTACAAATGCCGGcctaaagagaagagaagaaaagaaaagaatacagttTAAGTTAAGATGTGCCATTATCTAAAAAACTTGAAGATGAACAATTACCTGCTAGTTTTAAAGTATTCTGCTGTTCATTTTGGGTAGCGCTTACTGCCTGCCTTCCACATGAACACAGGAACAATTCGAGTCTTCTGATTACAGACTTACCTCACAAAGTTCACATTATAAAGAGGGTACTGCCGCTTGCCACATGTTTAACCTGCCACATGTTctaaccatgagaaaacagtcaAATTCAGGTTGCAGAACATTCTACAAGACAATTTCCTTGGactcttcaaaaatgttaatGTCTTAGGCCAcgtgcagtgactcacgcctataatcctagcactctgggcagctgaggtgggaggatcctttacgctcagaagttcaagaccaccctgagcaagagtcagaccccatctctactaaaaatagaaaaagtagccaggcattgtggtgggtacctgtagtcccagctactcgggaggctgaggcaagaggatcacttgagcccaagagtttgaggttactatgagctatgatgccaaggaaccctactcagggcaacagaacaagattctgtctcaaaaagaaatgttaatgtcTTAAAAGACAGCgaatgtgtatatttatagaCTACTAAGTCAAATTTCCTCAAACGAGATTTCCCATAGGCTGCTAAACTCCATCTCATACAAAGATCAAGCTGGTAACATTCCCTCCGGCCCTGCCCCTATAATGAGATACTTTCAGTTTAGATGCCTTGGGTGTAACTGTTGTTAGGAACcaagaattcaatttttttttagacggagtcttaagctgtcgccctgggtagagtgtcggggcatcacagctcacagcaacctccaactcctaggcttaaacaattctctagcctcagcctcccgagtagctgggactacaggtgcccgccacaatgcctggctattttttggttgtagttgtcattgttgtttgctggattcaaacccatcagctctggtgtatatggatggcaccttagccacttgagctacaggcgccgagacCAATAATTCAAtttaacataaaaagaataaagtcaaaTAAGTTAAAGTCTGTATGGTTAAATCTGTCTTGGATGACCATATAAATGACCATAcaaaccaggcatcctcaaactttttaaaaagggggccaattcactgtccctcagaccgttggagggccggactatagttaaaaaaaaaaaaaaaaaactatgaacaaactatgcacataccttattttgaagtaaaaaacaaaacaggaacaaatacaattcacaccgcttcatgtggcccacaggctgcagtttgaggacgcctgatataAACTCatgggtctttttctttttttttaacatacatcCTAGCTCTGTCCACTGAAAAAGCCTGGAACCAATAACAAACTTATAACAATGCACCATTCCAATGCCCAGATTTTGGTGTCTAAATATCAGTTCCCAGGGAAAGGAACTACAagactccttggagaaatggcagATTCCAAGCCCAGGGTAGGAAATGTATAAGATAAGCCCAAGTTACATCATGCTGcaccagagagagagaaagtatcaAAGACTAATAGAGATGGGTGGAAATGCCATAGGAGCCAGCTTAGAGTTGTCCCCACCAACTAAAGATGACATACCTTGAGCATCAGGAAGAACAATGACTGTAATTTACTGAAATACATGTAATATATACATTCTTGGTGCCATGACTCAGATATGAACATGAAATACATTAAAATCAATCATCGATTCACAATAATAAActttccaaaaagcaaaaaaaagtgggaaaaccATGTCATTGGTAGCTAGTTATTCTGAAAACATGTAAATAGGCCagacatggtagctcacacctataatcctagtactctgagaggccgaggcagatggattacctgagctcaggagtttgagaccagcctgtacaagagtgagacccaatctctactaaaaatagaaaaactaggtgggtatagtagcaggagcctgtagtcccagctattcaggaggctgaggcaagagaattgcttcagtccaagagtttgaggttgctgtgagctatgacaccatagcactctacccggggtgactgagtaagatgctgtctcaaaaaaaaaacaaaaaaatagatgtaaGAGACTGCAtaactctgtgaatatattaaaagtcATTATACTGTACACTTCATTGggtgaattttattgtatatgaattatatctcaataaaactgttagcaaaaaataaatctcaagaGACATAAAAATCAAATGTAATATGTGGCTCTTATTTGGGGCATTTTGGTTTATTTGCTTGGttaggtttttggttttgttggggggggttgtttgtttgttttttgagacagagtctcactttgtcacccttggtagagtgctgtggagtcacagctcacagaaacctcaaatcctgggctcaagcaatcctcttgcctcagcctcccaagtagctgggactacaggcaccctccacaatacctggctagttttagagacaggatctcactcttgctcaggctcatctcaaactcctgagagcaGGTATcaaccttggcctcctagaatgctaggattacaggcataagccactgcacccaccctggttaggtgtttgtttttaaaacggggtcttgctctgttgccagagatggagtgcagtagtgtcctcataactcacagcaacctcaaactcctgggctcaagcaatcttcccaactcagcctcctgagttgctggggctacaggtacctgccaccatacacagctaattttttaattttttgtagaggcagagtctcacaatgttgctcaggttggtcttgaattcctggcctcaagcaatcctcctgcctcagcctcccaaagtgtcagCACTATAGGcctgggccactgcacctggccaatgtGTACCTTATTTGGATCCTGATTTAAACAaatcattcaaaatatatttggggAAAATCAGACATGAATTGAACATTAGAATATgttaaggatttattttttaggtATAATTATGGTAATGTAGTTATTTAAGaagaatttcttcatttttaaaaagatgcctACGTTAAAGTATTTAAGCATAAAATGTCATTATGTATGGGATTTACTTTAAgatattataaattttctttttttttttttgagacagagtctcaagctgtcaccttcggtagagtgccatggagtcacagctcacagcaacctccaactcttgggcttaagcgattctcttgcctcagcctcctgagtagctgggactacaggcgcccaccacaatgcccggctatttttgttgttgttgttgcagttgttattgttgttttagctggcccaggcaagtttgaacttgccagcctcagtgtatgtggccggtgctgtaaccactgtgttacgggtgccgagccaagatattataaattttcattaaagtaaaaaaacagatgaaacaaaaaaatggcaaaaatgttattacaattaaaaatgttaagtCCAGAAGCTGAAATCTTAGAGACTGATGGGCAAGTTCAAGGCTGGGAATGGTTGATTGTCCCTCATCTCCAGAGCCTGAATGGTTGTCAGAAAAACAAGAATTGCAAAAGATGAATTTGAGAATGAGCACTGAGATTTTTTCCTCTAATTATAATTTGTGTTTCATTACACTGTGCAAAATGTCAAtgctaaaatcatttttaagCTAATAAAAATGCCAAGAACTATGATATAATTTGTTTTCCATGTGCAATTTATCATACTTTCTCTAGATGCATTTTAGTGCCATATgaggtcttttaaaataatacacctacggtgcatcttacaagggtacatgtgaaacttagtaaatgtagaatataaatgtcttaacacaataactaagaaaatgccaggaaggctatgttaaccagtgtgatgaaaatgtgtcaaacggtctataaaaccagtgtatggtgccccatgatcacattaatatacacagctatgatttaataataataaaaataaaataacttgcaaactaaaaaaaaaaaaaaacaatgttaagtCCAGGTGACAAGTACATAGACATTAAAATCTCTCCAGCATTACGTACCTTTGAAATtcttcaaaataaagaattaCAAAAAACAGCAATTACCCTTTATTTTCAGAATCACGAGCCACCATTACAAACGTTGCATCCAAAACAGGACAAAATTCATCATCATGCAactaaagaacaagaaaagaaaaagccagataTGAGAAATGCATTCATTCACTGGAAAGACCTACTGCAATTCGAACAAGCAGCATGCATGCTTTGAAAAAGCCCGAAATTGGAAAAAGGGGAGAAGTGCTCTCATTAACCAACATCTGCCGAGGGCCTACCCTGAGCCAGGCACAGCACTAGGTTCTGGGAATGGCAGGATGAGCAAGGAGCCTGTGGTCTAGCCAAGGAGTAAAACACCTCAAAATCCAAACACTGCACTGTGCAAGATATGCTGGGACAGGCTAGGGTCACAAAGGGCATCATCAGCATTTAACTTGCCCATATCCTACAAAACCCAGGCTTCCTTCAGGGCCAGCTGGTCCTCCCAGTGGCATGCCTACCGAAATGGATCACCTGCTGTGCTCACAGACACTAGTATTTTCAGGGAAATGTAACGTGCCAACATTACCAGCACATGTTTATGCCTCCTTAGCTGAACACAGATACTCTCAGGAaggaataaaatcagaaatgattcCATGGATTAAGTTAAACATAGGTTGAATATctctaatccaaaaatctgaaatactccaaaatcaaaaatttcttttgtttgctttttattttttcaaaatctgaaattttttattgcCCTGATATTCAAAAATTTTTGGATTAAGAATGCTGAatcagggtggctcctgtggctcactgggtagggcaccggccccatatactgagggtagtgggtttgaacccagccccagccaaactgcaacaaaaaaacagccatgcattctggcaggtgcctatagtcacagctacttgggaggctgaggcaagagaatcacctaagcccaggagttggaggttgctgtgagctgtgacaccacagcactctaccgagggcgataaagactctgtctcttaaaaaaaaaaaaaaagaatgctgaattagTAAATATGATGCAAGTATTCCGAAATCAGAAATATTTCCcatcccaagcattttggataagagaCATTCAACCTGTATTTACCATGCACAGGTATCTGAACTTTTAAGGTATTTCTTTCTCCCCTAGAAGTTTATATTTCCAGGAGAGTAGTATCATAAAGTAGTGACAGAAGTATTTACAGCCTGAGGGTATATTCAGTTCCCTCCTCAACAGATGATACAAGCCTGATCACCACCTGTTCAGCCCTTACTGCCTTCCCTCTCAACtgtggagacagtctcatcaATCTCATGCCACTCACCTATTCAAACTGTTCACTAGTTCTGCCTTTCTTTCTGTTACATGGTGTATAAATCCCTCCATGACAGAGACCAGGATTTCTCTCCAGTTGTCCAGCAAATACTGCCCTCATACCT includes:
- the ACOT9 gene encoding acyl-coenzyme A thioesterase 9, mitochondrial isoform X2; its protein translation is MRRAALRVCTLSKGLLAPGRRLNQGCQDSRKQGTFHIREVRDKLREIVGASTNWRDHVKTMEERKLLHGFLAESQKGLPSRTMKDSYIEVLLPLGSEPELREKYLTVQNTVRFGRILEDLDSLGVLICYMHTKIHSVEMSPLSIVTALVDKIDLCKKSLSPEQDIKFSGHVSWVGKTSMEVKMRMFQLHDDEFCPVLDATFVMVARDSENKGPAFVNPLIPESPEEEELFRQGELNKGRRIALSSTSLLKMAPSAEERTTIHEMFLSTLDPKTISFQSRILPPNAVWMENSKLKSLEICHPQERNIFNRIFGGFLMRKAYELAWATACSFGGSRPFVVAVDDIMFQKPVEIGSLLFLSSQVCFTQNNYIQVRVHSEVASLQKKEHTTTNVFHFTFMSEKEVPLIFPRTYGESMLYLDGQRHFNSMSIPVTLRKDYLVEP
- the ACOT9 gene encoding acyl-coenzyme A thioesterase 9, mitochondrial isoform X3 → MEERKLLHGFLAESQKGLPSRTMKDSYIEVLLPLGSEPELREKYLTVQNTVRFGRILEDLDSLGVLICYMHTKIHSVEMSPLSIVTALVDKIDLCKKSLSPEQDIKFSGHVSWVGKTSMEVKMRMFQLHDDEFCPVLDATFVMVARDSENKGPAFVNPLIPESPEEEELFRQGELNKGRRIALSSTSLLKMAPSAEERTTIHEMFLSTLDPKTISFQSRILPPNAVWMENSKLKSLEICHPQERNIFNRIFGGFLMRKAYELAWATACSFGGSRPFVVAVDDIMFQKPVEIGSLLFLSSQVCFTQNNYIQVRVHSEVASLQKKEHTTTNVFHFTFMSEKEVPLIFPRTYGESMLYLDGQRHFNSMSIPVTLRKDYLVEP